TATGATGGCATTTTTTCAAAAGACCAACTCTACTAAAGGTGAAAACGACTTGGAGTCAAGCAATGATGATGAGTCATCGCAAAGACCTCACATCGAAGCAATGTGTTTGCTGCAACCATTATAAGATCAAGAGGAGCAGTCTAAACTGCAGTCTAGGCTGAATCAAAAGTAAATGAAGGATCATAACAGTTTGATGTATGTGGAGGCTTTATAAGAAGATGAATCGTGCAATTGATAGAAAGTGAGGCCACATAACGTCATTGTGAATCAAGCCATGTGGACATTAGATTATATGGTGTTGCAACAGGATGTTTTATTAAGCTATGACGGCAATTTTTTTCCTTGCCATGGACTGAAAACTGACATGGACATGAATGTAATTATCAAATTAAAACACCAACCATATAAGGGTGAAACTTCTAGGTGACAAAAGGGGGAAACCCTCCAATATCATAACTAGGAGGTAGGAATTGAGTGTTAAGCCAAGTATTTTTGCTCTTGTGAAAAGTTTTTGATAGACAATTGTCCTTTCCCTGCTATTGAGATCCTTGTAAAACTGCTTTCATTAATCACAACAAAATCTCTGTGTCTCCCCTATGTCCAACAACTTGTGTGCAAGTGTGAATAGCCAAGGCACCATGCCCTTGTATGCATTCAATTTGGATTACTTCTTTTGTGCAGGTGTGTGATAAAGTGTTACACAGATTTGTGAAGCAATGATAACCCTATGAATCACATAACTTCTAGCTGACAACCTAGTCCTATAATCCATACAATCAAGATCCATGCTCATGAGTCTTGGCACAGTTAAGAACCAACATAAATTCCTAATAAATATGTAGtttgaattttgaaaatgataagcctcaaaatacaaattaaaaatTGTATATATTAATAGTATCAAAAAGATTCTGCAATAACGCATCACTTGACATTGTTTAAAACAATCACTCGCAAGCATGATTTAACTTTTGATATGGTATCAGCTAGTAGAGTAACAGTGCTAGTGGCAGAATTCGCTTACTCATATGCATGTTCCACCTCTTGCTTCCCAGATCCCATGGGCTGATAATCCttaaaccactcacatacattcaaGGGGACCTGCAAAAGTAAGCATATCAGAAGATAACCAAGTAACAATACCTAATTGATCTGTCAGAAGAAGGAAATTCTTACTCTATGAACCTTCTTTTCAAAGATATCAAACTTATTCAGAAACAGCATAAATGATGACTTCTGCTCAAGGTAGATAGTTATTTAGAAAGAAAACAATCCAAGTCAACTCTACAACATTCAAAAACAAGATTATCAAAAAGCTTCATGTAGACCTCAAAGCAGGATTGTTTTAGGACCCACTCAAATAGTTCTTTGGTCTCCATCATCCGATTTTTTGTGTCATCCTCAAAAAGCATTTGATCGTACCTGCAAGAGATTATTAATTTTCATATGCACTTGGTTTGCGTTTCTGCATTTAAACAAAAAACATGACAACCAAAGCACTCAAAGGTGTGCAAAGTTAACAAGTACCAAGATGGCAAGATCTAACAATGATGACATGCCAAACTCATGAAAGGCAGCAAGTCATAGTGTAAATTATTCAAAGCAGAAGAGTGGCAATTATAACTGTGCACAGGAATTCCAGCATAGACATTTTCATGAAAAGAACATGGAGAAACAAATAATGAGAGTTCACAGCACGATGCAATAACAAAACTTTTTTTAGTTTGAATGTATGTGAGCAGTTTTGGCCATTTTTGCTGAAGTAATAACAACACAAGAAATATCAACTGAACTAGACCAGAAGGATAAGGTTGGCTCTGAGCTTGCATTGGTGGACATTTCCATTGCTAGTGGCAATAAGGATTCCAATTCTATTAATATTGAGATTTTCTGCTGCTATGGGTCCTTTAAGTACATGGAGacaaaaatattttaatgtaaTAGAAAGAATGCATGGAGGTTTGGTTTGTTGATGTTATTCCATAAAAAAAAGCTTGATGTTACAATGGGAATATAAGACCATAAAGACTTGGGTGTTATACAACAGATGTTCTACAACAATCatatatgaaatgtataagatagatAATAATCATCCATATAATTAGCAAACATTTGTATACAGAATGTTAAAGTCAACAGTCCAAATTACACACATAATGCTACTTTTTTGACATATCTTGAAGCATTATAAAGATGATAAAGTTGTCCTACAAACATACATTAATATAAATGAAATCTAAATACACTGAAGCACCTGACACGTTGGGAAGTTCATCAAAGATTTTGAGATTAAGTCTAGAGTCTCTAGACTGATCATAAAGATGATCAATTAGCGTGCAAAAGCCTTAATTTTACTATTTTCTGTTATTCTCATAGTGATTTTTCTAATTTTCGTCAGGCTTCCAGAAACCATGAATTGGACCGGTTGAACTTGGTTCAAATCTCTAtaaatttaggtttaatttgggtcAACTTTTGTTTAGCTCAGGTGCCATTTCAAGTCAGTCTTGAGTTTAAATGTATgtttatcttgagtctttgagtcaAATGTAGTTATTAGTTTGAATGCCTTATTTGAGTTGGGTACTAGAAGTTTAAGTAACAGTGACTGCTGGATCTGAGCCAGGATGAAAAAGATGAAATGTTGTGCTAGGCAACTAACAGTCAATATGAAATTGTCAGAACTTGAAATCTTAAACAAAGCTCAATGGTGGGAAGAGTTGCATGtagctgaccccaaatagttgagacattatGCTTGTTGTGTTGTATCCAAGACTAGTAGGTTTCTAGTAGGTGTATTGCCTTCTAGAGTTTTCATCTGATAAAGATTTTTATTGGGATTGCCATATACCATCTGAAGTTTGAACTTGGAAGAAGAATTTGGAACAATTATATTCTAAAATAAAATATCAGATGACAATCTTGTCTTGCTATCAGATGCCCATTTACAGTCATTTGAATCAGATGTGCAGGGAAAAAAATCAGCAAATAAAAAGATAGCAGACTCTAGATTGCTAAGAAATTCAAAGTGAGATCAAAGTGAAAAAATTCTAGACAAATAGCCAGCTGCTGTACAGATCTCTACTGTATCAGCCTTGatataacaaaagaaaaagaaattttcaacagTGAGATAAATAAGGAACAGATTAAGATCACAAAAGAaattatgcatttttccataccaTATACCTTCTGTAAATAGGTATCTCTAAAATCTATAAAAGGAGTCTAATAAACATATAATATAGTGAACCTTGATTATCCTTTTCCTTGCTTAAGAATTTCATCTGGCTTCTAGCATCCATCGTTCGTAACGTGATCTTCTATCAATATCACCCTTCAATCACTTGATGATTTAATAGTCATGATTATCCTCCACTTAAGATATTTGTTCAGCTTCTAACTCCCAACTTCACTATGATCTTCTACCTTCCTCATATTTTCTCTCTTTATAATGTTGTGCTTACATCAATTTGGTATCATAGTCATACTTGCATCAGTTGGGTATCAAAAGTCATGATCAAGTAGTACAAAGGCATcatattggcattcatgaatgcATCGGTGTCAAAGTCCAACACAAACATGATATGGACATGGCAAGCATTTAAGTGTCCAAGCTTCATACGGTATGAGTTATACCTAGGAACAAAGATAGAACCATCCAAacctcatgcttatcttaatgatTTACCTTCTTAGCATTTAGTTTTGTCATTCTTGCAAATCCCTTCCATGCAAACCTCATTAACTGCTTCATGCTCCTCTTTGTTGTCCTTGTTTCTTCACTCAATTGTTACAGTATTTGCAGCAGAAAATTGCAGTAACCTACTGCTGCTTAGTTTATATATGTTTCAACTTTAATTTCTATCCAAGCACCAACATAATGTGCTGCATAAATTCCAGCAGGCCATTTAGACTTGTTTCCATGTGTTGCACTACCCACATGCTAAATATTataacatcaattttcaaatccacATAAATTGTTTTTTGGACATTTTCTTAAATCAACTGAGATTTGCTAATATACAGATCTGAACTGTAAACTTCAAAATGAGATTACCAACAGCCTAATCTCCAACAGAATTCTTCTCCCACCTTCTATCCTGCATCAGTCATATCAGAGTTCTTTTATGATAAGTCATATTAGAGGACATGATTTCATGTTGCAACATAAATCCTAGATAACATGGATGTTAAGTAAAAAGTGGTGCCCCACAATTAAGATAAAGGGTTTTACAGTGAGCAGGAACCATATATCtttaaggaaaataaaaaaacacATTTTTGAAGAATTTGGAGTACACCAGAAAATCGTAACCTTACTCGCTAATTGCAGCACAGAAAATCACAGAAGTGACACCTTCAAATAGATGGATCCATTTTCTTCTCTCATTTCTCTGGCCTCCTACATCATAAAGCCTGTAAACTTCACCACTTTTTCTGCTCTCACCTACGGGACTGCAGAATAAAAGACAGGAGTAAGATGTCACTTGCACAATATTTAACATTATAGAAAACAAGCATAAAATTTTTCTAGTGTGTGTCCTTTTAATCAGGTTTGACCATATAAAAACGAGTTGCCTTGAATGACCATAGCAACAATAAGCAATTGGATTGATATGACAGAAGAATAGAATCCTTCAGTCAGAAAAGTAAAAGAGACCAAGGGAAGATGATCTGTGGCTATCTGTGCTATGCTTTAATATAGAACTGCCCTACCATGATCCTTCCCCTATCTAGTATTGGAAACAACAAAACATACTTCAGTCCTCAAACCAACTAAACGCACATGCTACTGGTTCAATTTTCTGCACTTTATAAAAGAATATTATTTCTAGTTTGTGCTACAATGACATACAGAATAACAATTCAGTAGCCAAAATGTTGTCACTTAACTTTGGACACTTTTCAATTAAAAAAGCCTGGTATAAATGGATAAAAAGTTAATTTATTGCTCCAATAACGAGTTCATGTTAGATGTCATTTCATAGCCATCTAAATTACATAATCACAATTCCAAATCTGAGAATAAGGTTTTTCAATGGATTGAACAACAAGACCCTATTATTTAAAGGCACAAACTGACTCATAACTTGACTCACCCTAAACTCATCCAAATGCCAACTTAACTTGGTTTTACAAGTTGATTTAAACAATAAGGTTGACTTATTTCACAATACAGATTATACAAGAAAGATATGGAAATAGACAAATGCGCACACAAATAGCAAACCAATTGTGGATTCAAGTTGGGTTTTCATTTTTGATATTGAAAGAAAAATGTGTGCAACACTTTGGGCACAAATACCAGACCAAGATTGAATAAGACATTTATCAAAGTAAAGTTCAATATCCTCCTCACGCATTAACATCACCAAGTCTGACCAGACTAAAAGAACAGTGACAAAGATAATCAACTAATAAAGATGAATCTCAAAGAAAGCAGTTAGATAAAGGTGACCTGAATTGGATCTCTACAACACCAGTAGTTCGTACTCTGGCATGAAGAACATCTTCCTGCAGTATTAAGAGCTGATATCGTAAGAGAACCGAATAGTTCGGGCAAATATAGAGTATACAGTTCAAAAGTTCATTGAAACTTTTGTGGCACAGATACATCTAAAAGCAAACTTACTCTTCAAGAACACTAAGAAAAGACAAAATTAGTTGGTTATCAAGGATGAAAGCTAAATCAAGGTCTAACAAACAGAAATCCAAAAAAATGAACTCATAAATGATGATCTCAAATATGATTTTCTCATCATAAAACATAATCGAAGTGAGTTGCAACCATCTCCAAGTCCTTATTCAACACTACGTGTTATAATTTCCCATAAGTAACTACAATATGTGGAATAGACATCATTTTTCCATTGTTCCTGATAATCCTGAAGTTCTGCCAGTACTTGCCACATAGGTTCAATACAGAAATGAATTAACTTTTGTACAACTTAGAACATCACAAAAAATTAAAACTAGTTTCTAGGTTAATTCCCTTCAGATCACCAAACTTGAATTACGAGAGTAAAGAATCAAACAACTTTAAATTGCTCTTTACCCATTACTTCAAAATACAAAACTTGCTTTCACCTCACTCCCAGTAGTCAAATTGGATAGTAGGCAAAGGAAAaaacgaaaaataaaatattgtcaATTTAGAGTTATAATGTGTCTGTACTAGAAGATTGaccttatatttaaaaaaatgctTGAACAGTTTCAGCAATGTTAATTGTAGCATAGAAAGAGTCTCGTTTCCATGAAGCACAATGGAGTGGGTAAAAGAAAGAAATGGTTCAAAATATTACCTTTGTTGGAATATAATTTACTTCAGAAAATCGTTCTAGATTCTCCATAAAATACTGAGCACAATCTGGGACTTGTAATATGTTCCCATGAGAATAAGTTTCCTGCAAGTGATTTCAACCATCAAAGATGCACCAAAGGACCACGATAAATGAGAATCTTAGAAATTCATTAGTCATAAAAATATCAACCTGAATAGCAGTGTCATTCCATAAAGTCACAATCTCTTTTGCAATTTCTTTAGTAAGGCAAGGAGAGTCCATCCTGCTTCCAATTTCTGACAATTTTTCACCAATCTCCTGACATCAAAAGGAGCACATTATCACGTATAAATGCTACTATCAGTGTATAAGCTTGATAATCAAGAAATTAATTAACTAGATGTGTTGTCCATGTTCAGAGCACagcaaagagaaaaatataactATGGAAGCTATATTTGGCATCTTTGTGGGAAAATCAACAAAACATACACAAAAGTAAAGGCCATGTGCCTATTTCATAtagaattttcattttattagCTCAAAGAAGGCACAAAAATGACAACGAATAACAATAAAGCCTCAAGTCCCAACTATACGGATATACATGTAAGTAAGCATATCCATTAAAATGAATAATAAGAAACTTATTCAACTGCATAAAGTAAATAGGACTTGTCTCAAACTGAAAAAGTTCAGCAGAAAATTTTTCGCGGGCAAACTTTTGCCTAGTTAGTCTGTGATATCCCAGAGCTTATTACAATAAATCTTTAAAATCTGAATTCACGGCACAGAAAAGTTAGCATATTGTTAAAATTATATAGAATCAACACTTCTATGAAATGTCCTGATTGACTAACAACAACTACTTAGTCTATGTTATACATCATAAAAAGTAAAGttagattacaagttaaagatccAAAATAAACTATAAGAATGTGTTTCCAAGTATAAGCTCCTTACACAAGGCTTCACAAGTAGCAAAAACTGAAATAATTAATTATGCAGAATACATTCCTATTTCTATAAATTCAATGTTAAAGACAGTAGCAAAAGAAGGCATAAGCAAACCTTATTATCAGCGCGTACAACATACTTCAAAGAATTTGGTTCATTTTCTGCCAATTCTTTTGCTCCGTCGTACAATATCTGTTTAGAGCCAACCAATTTAGAGCATGGAATAATACATATAATCATGCAACAGAAATTTTGAGTCCAAAACTTATATAAGGCCAAACTCTTCACTCTTCACATAAGAGAAAAAAACAAACACACCCTTTATAGTAGTGCGTACTTTAATTGTCTGATACACGTTAGCATGGATAACTGATGTATAACTTCTTAGCTCCGCCTCATCAAACCCAGTTTGGAAGAGAAGCCTTATCTGTATAACAATCAAGCCCAAGAAACATATGTCTCACTGCAACTCagcgaaaagaaagaagaaatttgtaATCCGACCTGCTTAAAAATTGTAGACTTTCCTGACTCTCCAGCACCTTTAGTtcaaaaagagaaacaaaattaaaaaCAAGATGAAAAGAATATAACATAGTGTTAAGAGGTAAAAGTTAATGTGCAGAGAAAAAAGGAAATGTTATTTTGggcagagaaaaaaaataaaagatgataaaacttaagTTGGTTTCATTTAACTTCTCTGATCCAATTATATACCAACAGCTGCTGCTTTCAAATGGCAAAAAGCTGTAGGAAATGGAAATGAACTTGAAGtcattgaattaaaaaaaaaatcccaatTTAACAGCTAGAATAAGCTAACCAGTTAAGAACAcggtaaaaatttaagtatcacaaAAGTCTGCAGTCTGCACAATCAACCAACCTTCATGATCCCCAATTTATCAACGGATTACCGAGGGTTGGCTAGAGTCAGTCAGAAATTGGTTTCAGTTCGCTGATCCAACCAGTATGGCAGACAAAAAATCCGGATCTTTTGATTCAAGGAGATCGAGCAGGATTGATCTCAATCCTTAATTCTATGACAGAGCATGAAGATATTGCAACCTCACAAACCTGGGTGCCAAGGTAACCTAAGAACTAAGAAAAGCTAGGAAAATCTCCAAAGAAGGGATAGGCAAAGATCCTGTGTCTCCTGGTGCTTTACATGAAGTGATTAGAAGGAAGATTACGATGATTCAACTTAAGAAAAAGGACTTTAGATTTGTCAAATAGGAGATGCAACCCAAAGCATTAAATATATTGGAACATTGAAAAAAGACAGAAATATATAATCTTATCCCATATAACTGTGCCAATTTTGAACAGCATAGTTGATTAACATGGTATCTATCACTGGCAACACAAATCCAACGCAGgttatcaattatttttattagCACAATGCATAAAACAAGAAGGTAACAGGTTGTCTAAATTGTGCTTCAAGAGCTGAATGCATAAAGTACGAGATTCCAACATTCAGTCCATCAAGACACTCTTTCATCAGCTCTGATGAACTTTAATCAGAATGAAATTCTACAAATAGGCAACAGGTATAGGTATCATAGTAATGTGTCAGTTACCTTGTAAATGACCATGTTGTATTAAGCATAAATTTCTCAATATGAATAGGCTGAAGAATCTATAACCTAATATTTATGTCCGATTAAAGGAGCATACCACCTGATCCCATATTGGGAATCTTTAGATACTTTACATCTACCAATCTCATTTGACACTGTAATTATTCAAAGAAAATTATGATCTTTAATCACAAAAGAAATTTGACCTTAGAAGTACAAGCTTTATATCTCAACGGTCTAGATAGATCAATGTACCACATATCAAAATAATGTCACATTGATAACTCATTAGGTTTATAGGATATGGATGACATGTTATCGAAGCCTGATCCTCTTAACATATATCTTCTGAACATCTATGATCCCTAATGAAACAGACTATACACAAAAGTTTAATTTACCTTCATAAAGCCAGCCCAGGGCATAACAAGGGCCTAATCAGTCATAAAACTGCCCTTCCAACCATCAAAAGAGTCTAAATAATGGTCAACCCACTTGGGGCAGCCTGCTGCCAAACATGGCAAACTACTGCAATATTTTATAGCTCAAAATTTACATTAGTTtaacatatttcagtttgtggaaGCTCAATTGTCTTATTCTAACAGCAGTCCAGCTTGAAGAGTAATCCTATGCAATTTAGCAGAAAGGAACCAAAAGCTGCTCAACTGATCCAGCCTTAAAAGGGAGTCAATATCTCAACACTAGGAAAAATAAAGGAGTAAAAGAGACATTTAGGCTAACTGCTCCTCAGCTAGGAAAGAAAGTCTTACATAACCATCATCCCTATGCCTTTCCTATGAGAATTAGGAAAGGTAATACAAGCTGCCTAGCCTGAtatatttttctattcttttagtGATTTTAATTGAGTTTTCAGTGTATTTTTAATGGCCATTTTAAGAAGTCATTAAAATCCTATTATAAGGTAAAGTTGTACTATCGAATAATACAAGAcaagaattaaaattttgatttgataattgGTACCACAGTTTGTTGTCAACTGAACTGTCACAATATTGAGGCATATCATGTCTTGGGATGTTAGGGGTCAATATTATATGGGAGGGGAGCCATGGAGAAGCAAGGATTCCCACATTACATTGATGAGCAGAACAAACAAAATTGTGCAAAGCAATGGATAAGAGGGAGGCATTGACAAGGCTACAACCCACAAGGAGGGGTACAAATGCCGTGGATCAGGCGTTGGCGCTGGTAGTGGCTGTACCATCAGCAATTAATGGTGGTGGAAGCCAACAAATTCAATTTGGCCTGGTTTCATTTGTAATGATTTATAGATGTAGACCACCCTCTTTCTAACTGATTGAtcccatttttttcttttcttaagatGTAGGTGtggattcttttttttcttcttttagaaAGACTCCAACCAAACCAGACTTCAGGACTCGATTTTTTTCTCTTTAACAAGGAACCAAGTCGGATGCTTTTAGGGCTCGTGAGGAATCACGAGCCCCCTCTTTGCACTATAGTGCGGTTGTCGTTGTGCTTACTTCCTCTCCACATTGTCGCTCACctcatctctagtatttctcttcacctcttcttcttctactcctcttcctccaccaccttctccttctccttcctccttttTCCTTATTcgttcttccttctccctttttcttccttcctcctcccttcgtctccctttttcttccttcctcctccctacttctcctttctttctcctttttattgatcggAGCTCTCTTCTTGTAATTATTTTCATCTTAAGCTCATGATTTCATTTTTAGCATTAGTTGTTGATTTACAAATTTTTCCTCATCTAATTTCTTGACAAGATGAAGTCGGATCTATGTGCATCTAGCATGGATTTATCTGATTCTAAGTCGGATATCCTCATATTGATATATATTTACGTAAACCCAGTAAAGATCCATATGGTTTCAACCAATATACCTCCGGGATTTAACTGAGAACCATGCAGATTTAAACTTGATCTCTAGTCTAGAATTGTATAGATCTATCCACATTTGTCTTCGACGCTAACACTAAAGAGATGATTAATATAGGGAAGACAATTGCAAAGTAGTTCAGTTCCAATCGCATCCCTCCAGATGTAACTCAAGACCATTAATACTGAGCCATAGTGACCACCATATGAAAGTATGATCCCAAGTTACAATCTATTACTTCTTATGACAAGAAGTACCCCGATAAATAAGTTGAGAAATCCAAAACTAAAATCACAAATTTCCTATATATTATACTAGAATCTTTTTCATATATCAATCAATATTTAATCAAATTCCCGATATGTGAGACAATCAAGGTTTGATGGAGACTTGGTCATTGAGATTGCAAAACATCAATGACATGAAAATTCATGTAGCTGACCCTAAATGGTTGTTGCAAATGGTCAAGATTAGCCCAAAAAACGATTAATGCAAATCAGGTGTTTTCTTCTGTTTTCTATTAAAAAACACAGTATGTTTCAGGTAATTTGCTAGAGACTATCATATTTTTCCGCATTATGAAATCTTATTTCTCAACTATTACCTGGGACCATATTAGTACACAAATAATGTGTCACAGGTAAATTGAAATAATTACAATTAGTAAAGGCCTGGTATCGGTAAAAGTCTACCAGCTGATAGAACTCATTTTTTTGTCATTTCTGATGCATGCAATAAGAATAAGGACATGAACCACAACTGAAAAGACAAAAGATCACAACCAACACTTAGATCTTGTGTTGCCATTTACTTAGTTCAATTGTCAATGGGGAATTAATGGCATTATATTATGTATTAAGATATTCATATATATTGTTAATCATACCAAGAAGCAAAAGCTTATGGATATGCTGTTCAGCCTTTGTTTCTTCAGCAATCCGGCTATCAATTTTTGCAGCCTGAAATAAGCAAAGTAGAGAAGAAACAAATTGAGAACATAACCTCCATGACATAAAATGATATTACAGCAAGCTATTGGAGGTTAAGATTTCCATCAGACTTAAGTTGTTGAATATAAGAAGTAGATGGGAAATTACTTGTTTGTTCTCGTCAGAATCAACCTCATTCAATGGTTGTTGTCTACTGCAGAATGAGCCCATGCTTTCTACTACAAAGTAAAGCATGGAAATCATACTATAAGCACCACATCAAGTTTCTCGAATGAACTTTGAAAGGATAGCCTCATTCTGAGGTCAAATGAGCTGCAAATAGACAATTGTTAGAATGTGCCAACATATTAAAAACGGCGAAGCTAAAGAGTACCGTGGTGAATTATTAATTAAAAGGTCAACTTTAAAGAACATATACTGCTTATAAATCTGGGCATGAAAATTAATGATGTGGGAAGTTCACCAAGTTATTAGAACATAGTGTGTTTATGAGGTAACTAATCGTGTCATATATTCATAGATTGCTCAACATAAACTGCCGTCCACAAGTAGTTCCATTAGTTAAAGTGTTGTCAAAATCAATAAGAGCTAAAAGCACCAAAGTTCTCAAACACCCAAGGCGCTAAGCGGACTTCAGTGAAGCAAGGCACTAGGCAatataaaaattacaaaaaatatataattaaggataaatacaatcattaaaataaaaaatacacaAGAGGGGTGACTGAAAGCAGAGGAAGGCATAGGACGAGATCAGCTGAGAATAGGGAAAGGCAGGGGAATTGGGGGAGACAGAGGAGACCGGTTGAGGACTGAGAGCAGGGGAATTGGGTGAGGGGGACGAGGTGGTTGCCGGGTATcgccaggaggaggaggagaacaagaG
This genomic stretch from Musa acuminata AAA Group cultivar baxijiao chromosome BXJ3-9, Cavendish_Baxijiao_AAA, whole genome shotgun sequence harbors:
- the LOC135650154 gene encoding guanine nucleotide-binding protein alpha-2 subunit-like isoform X2, whose amino-acid sequence is MISMLYFVVESMGSFCSRQQPLNEVDSDENKQAAKIDSRIAEETKAEQHIHKLLLLGAGESGKSTIFKQIRLLFQTGFDEAELRSYTSVIHANVYQTIKILYDGAKELAENEPNSLKYVVRADNKIGEKLSEIGSRMDSPCLTKEIAKEIVTLWNDTAIQETYSHGNILQVPDCAQYFMENLERFSEVNYIPTKEDVLHARVRTTGVVEIQFSPVGESRKSGEVYRLYDVGGQRNERRKWIHLFEGVTSVIFCAAISEYDQMLFEDDTKNRMMETKELFEWVLKQSCFEKSSFMLFLNKFDIFEKKVHRVPLNVCEWFKDYQPMGSGKQEVEHAYEFVKKKFEELYFQNSKPDCVDRAFKIYRTTALDQKLVKKTFKLVDETLRRRNLIEAGLL
- the LOC135650154 gene encoding guanine nucleotide-binding protein alpha-2 subunit-like isoform X3 produces the protein MGSFCSRQQPLNEVDSDENKQAAKIDSRIAEETKAEQHIHKLLLLGAGESGKSTIFKQIRLLFQTGFDEAELRSYTSVIHANVYQTIKILYDGAKELAENEPNSLKYVVRADNKEIGEKLSEIGSRMDSPCLTKEIAKEIVTLWNDTAIQETYSHGNILQVPDCAQYFMENLERFSEVNYIPTKEDVLHARVRTTGVVEIQFSPVGESRKSGEVYRLYDVGGQRNERRKWIHLFEGVTSVIFCAAISEYDQMLFEDDTKNRMMETKELFEWVLKQSCFEKSSFMLFLNKFDIFEKKVHRVPLNVCEWFKDYQPMGSGKQEVEHAYEFVKKKFEELYFQNSKPDCVDRAFKIYRTTALDQKLVKKTFKLVDETLRRRNLIEAGLL
- the LOC135650154 gene encoding guanine nucleotide-binding protein alpha-2 subunit-like isoform X1, with translation MISMLYFVVESMGSFCSRQQPLNEVDSDENKQAAKIDSRIAEETKAEQHIHKLLLLGAGESGKSTIFKQIRLLFQTGFDEAELRSYTSVIHANVYQTIKILYDGAKELAENEPNSLKYVVRADNKEIGEKLSEIGSRMDSPCLTKEIAKEIVTLWNDTAIQETYSHGNILQVPDCAQYFMENLERFSEVNYIPTKEDVLHARVRTTGVVEIQFSPVGESRKSGEVYRLYDVGGQRNERRKWIHLFEGVTSVIFCAAISEYDQMLFEDDTKNRMMETKELFEWVLKQSCFEKSSFMLFLNKFDIFEKKVHRVPLNVCEWFKDYQPMGSGKQEVEHAYEFVKKKFEELYFQNSKPDCVDRAFKIYRTTALDQKLVKKTFKLVDETLRRRNLIEAGLL